The Lysinibacillus pakistanensis genome includes a window with the following:
- a CDS encoding short-chain dehydrogenase, with amino-acid sequence MGMWLIPALIAITIISVISFVSTLRIAKMTSERKSENDTPISETVEEYATMLNPIVWVYLIFLLFLGGMIFYYWSQAGY; translated from the coding sequence ATGGGTATGTGGTTAATACCGGCTCTTATTGCCATTACAATCATTTCAGTTATTTCTTTTGTGTCAACATTAAGGATTGCGAAAATGACCTCTGAACGAAAGTCAGAAAATGATACACCGATTTCAGAAACGGTTGAAGAGTATGCAACAATGCTAAATCCTATTGTATGGGTTTATCTCATTTTTTTACTTTTTTTAGGTGGTATGATTTTTTATTACTGGAGTCAGGCAGGCTATTAA
- the fadH gene encoding 2,4-dienoyl-CoA reductase: protein MLQGKTIIITGGSSGMGLYMAKNFVAEGANVVITGRNEERLAEAKAFILEAGTSIETFQMDVRVPEHAEAMLAFAVEKFGQVDGLVNNAAGNFIVRAEDLSPNGWKAVVDIVLNGTFFCSSAVGKYWIQNNIKGSILNMVATYAWNAGAGVVHSAAAKAGVLSLTRTLAVEWGKQYGIRVNAIAPGPIERTGGAERLWESEAAAARTLDSVPLGRTGTPEEIADLATFMLSAKASYMNGECVTLDGGQWLNQYPF from the coding sequence ATGTTGCAGGGGAAAACAATTATTATTACGGGTGGATCAAGTGGAATGGGACTATATATGGCTAAGAACTTTGTTGCCGAAGGAGCGAATGTTGTTATCACAGGCCGCAATGAAGAACGTTTAGCAGAGGCAAAGGCCTTTATTTTAGAGGCTGGAACTTCAATTGAGACTTTCCAAATGGATGTTCGAGTTCCAGAGCATGCAGAGGCGATGCTAGCATTTGCTGTTGAAAAATTTGGACAGGTTGATGGGCTTGTGAATAATGCTGCTGGGAATTTTATCGTACGCGCGGAAGACTTATCACCGAATGGCTGGAAGGCTGTTGTTGATATTGTGTTAAATGGTACATTTTTCTGTTCTTCTGCTGTTGGTAAGTATTGGATTCAGAATAATATAAAAGGATCCATTTTAAATATGGTTGCAACTTATGCATGGAATGCTGGCGCAGGGGTTGTTCATTCAGCGGCTGCTAAAGCGGGCGTCTTATCTTTAACGAGAACACTAGCTGTTGAATGGGGAAAACAGTACGGGATTCGAGTGAATGCAATTGCACCAGGTCCAATTGAGCGTACAGGTGGTGCAGAAAGGCTTTGGGAGTCAGAGGCTGCAGCTGCTCGTACATTAGATTCTGTACCGTTAGGGCGTACAGGAACCCCTGAGGAGATTGCTGACTTGGCAACATTCATGCTGTCTGCTAAAGCTAGCTATATGAATGGTGAATGTGTGACGCTTGATGGTGGACAATGGCTTAATCAGTATCCATTCTAA